From a single Oncorhynchus tshawytscha isolate Ot180627B linkage group LG29, Otsh_v2.0, whole genome shotgun sequence genomic region:
- the rps20 gene encoding 40S ribosomal protein S20 — protein MAFKDTGKAPVEAEVAIHRIRITLTSRNVKSLEKVCADLIRGAKEKNLKVKGPVRMPTKTLRITTRKTPCGEGSKTWDRFQMRIHKRLIDLHSPSEIVKQITSISIEPGVEVEVTIADA, from the exons ATG GCGTTCAAGGACACCGGTAAAGCCCCTGTTGAGGCTGAGGTTGCCATCCATCGCATCCGTATCACCCTCACCAGCCGCAACGTCAAGTCTCTGGAGAAGG TGTGTGCAGACCTTATCCGTGGAGCTAAGGAGAAGAACCTCAAGGTGAAGGGTCCAGTCCGTATGCCCACCAAG ACTCTGCGCATCACAACCAGGAAGACCCCCTGTGGAGAAGGCTCCAAGACCTGGGATCGTTTCCAGATGCGGATCCACAAGCGTTTGATCGACCTGCACAGTCCCTCTGAGATTGTCAAGCAGATCACCTCAATCAGCATTGAGCCTGGTGTAGAGGTTGAGGTCACCATCGCTGATGCATAA